Below is a genomic region from Pseudomonas svalbardensis.
GTCTGCCACCAAGTGTCGACGATCGGGCAACGGGATTGACCGACGTTCTTGTAGTACCAATCCCACGCTTCCGGGTTGATCGGCTCACCGACCGAACCCAACAGACGCAGGCTGCTGCCATCGGCGCCTTCAACGGCAGCCTTACCCGACGCCATCATCGCGCGGATAGCGGTGGGGGCGGTGTAGAGAATGTTGACCTTATGCTTGTCGACGATTTTCGCCACACGGGTGATGTCCGGGTAGTTCGGTACGCCTTCGAACAGCAAGGTGGTCGCGCCATTGGCTAGCGGGCCATAGACAATATAGGTGTGGCCAGTGACCCAACCGACGTCGGCGGTGCACCAGTAGACTTCGCCCGGACGGTAGTCGAACACGCGCTCGTGGGTCATCGCCGCGTACAACAGATAGCCGCCGGTGGTGTGTTGCACGCCCTTCGGCTTACCGGTCGAACCGGAGGTATAAAGGATGAACAGCGCTTCTTCCGCGCCCATTTCTTTCGGCGCGCACACAGTGCCTGCCACTTTCATCAGGTCTTCGTACCAGATGTCGCGATGCTGGTTCCACTTGATGTCGCCACCGGTGCGCTTGCACACGATAACTTTCTGAATGCTGCTGGTTTCCGGGTTGGTCAGCGCGTCGTCGACGTTGGACTTGAGCGGGATCTTCTTACCGGCACGAATGCCTTCATCAGCAGTGATCACCACTTTGGATTTGCAGTCGATGATCCGGCCAGCCAGGGCTTCCGGCGAGAAACCACCGAACACCACCGAGTGAATCGCGCCGATCCGGGTACACGCCAGCATGGCGACCACGGCTTCGGGGATCATCGGCATATAGATAGTCACCACGTCGCCGCGGTGCACATCCTGGCCACGCAGGGCGTTGGCGAATTTGCAGACTTGTTCGTGAAGCTCGCGGTAAGTGATGTTGCGGCTTTCGGCAGGGTCATCCCCTTCCCAAATGATCGCGATTTGATCGCCGCGCTCGGCCAGATGACGGTCGAGGCAGTTGTAGGAAACGTTCAGGGTGCCGTCGGCGAACCATTTGATGTCGACATGGTGATCGTCGAAGGAAGTCTGTTTCACCGTGGTGAAAGGCTTGATCCAGTCGAGGCGCTTGGCTTGCTCGCGCCAGAAGCCGTCCGGGTTAACGACGGACTGCTGGTACATGGCCTTGTAGGTCGCCTCATCAGTCAGCGTGTTGGCCGCAACCTCGGGACGAACGGGATACAGAGAAGCCGCACTCATCTTTGTTACCTCGGTGGAATAGTTGTTTTTGTATGACCCAGTTGTAGCCGGGCCGGGCCTATAGAACCATTCGACGATGGTAGTAACAAGCCCCTACAAAATGTGGCTATACCTCGTCAAGGCGCTCAAGAGCGGTGATTTCAGGGGCTTTGGGCATTTATGAAATTGGCTTAATCAGCGAGCCAAAGGTCGCTTTTCGAGGATTGTTACAGGATCTGCCAATAGTGTTTATCAAAAGCACGCCTATATGAATGTAAACCCCACGCCTAAAATCGGCCTCGCCAACCAGGCGATTAACCAAGTTGCAGCCCCCACGAAGGCAGTTAATCCAAAACCAGTACTTAAGTTCTACACGCAACCTCAAAAAGGTTGCGTGACCCCATTCGACCTCCAAAAGGTAAATCTGAAATGAAAGCTTTATTAGTTCTGGCCCTCAGCAGCCTGTGCGCAACCGCCATGGCAGACGAGGTCCCGACTGATGTCGCACAGCAGCAACCCGCCGTTGAGGAATACACCTACTCCACTCACCTGGACATCGCCAAAGTTGTCTCCATGAGCGAAATCCCGAATGTGTGTGAAGTTGTTCCGGCGAAAATGGAATACGACGACTCCAAAGGCCAACGCCACATTCTTCGTTACAGCGTCATGGGTAACGGCTGTTCTAACGGCTAATCACCCGCTCTCACCCCTCCAAGGTTCGACCCACTCGCCCGCTACATAAGGCAGATGAAAGCGCCGAACCTTATATATCGATTTATACGATTGATATAAGCGTTTAATTGCGCTTTTTAATCAAATTATCTGGCGTAGTATCAATTCCACACCCAAGGCACAAAACGCCAACGAACCTGGAGCCGCTACCATGAAAACCAAACTGATCCTCGCCCTGACCCTCTCCGTCCTGGCCGCTAACACCTTCGCCGCTGACGGCTACGACCGCACTGGCTCGGCTGCTTACAACACGCAAGCGGCTGTCGCTTCTGACGGTTACGACCATACCGGCTCGGCGTCTTTCGCCTCCGATGGCTCCGATCACACTGGCGCTGCCAAACTCGCTTCTGACGGTTTTGATCGCACCGGCGCTGCCAAAGTGGCTGCCGATGGTGCAGATCACGTGGGTGCCGCCCGCCTCAGCTGATCATCAAGCGTGACGTTAAAGCCCGACTTCGGTCGGGCTTAGTTGTGTCTGGGGCCTTCGAAAAGCGACTTAAAACACAACATGTAGTGAAAAACGTGATTTTTTGGCTGTTTTTTGAACAAAAAAATGGCTAGCCAAAATTTATGGAAAAAAATCTTCACTCGCGACATCCAGCCAAAGCCCTGTAAACCCTCGCTCCGACCTAAAAACATGTCCTGCCGCCCCCTCGCAGTGCCACTTCGTCGCACCACGCGGCCGAAAATTTCCCTATAATGCGGCGTAAATCGGGCCTGCAATATTCCCTTACAGGGAACACGCCAGTCTGAAGCCCACGCAGAAGCTGTTCACATTTTCTGCGCCCGTCAGTGGCCTCAGAACACCCGTACAAAATTCTGTTTATTGCCTGCGTTGTACTGCTGCAAAAAACGATTTCCTTTAGATCCAATGCGGCCAGTAAGGCCGTGTGAAAAACCAACCTATCAGTTTTCACACGGGCATCTGGCCCTCACGCAGGAGACGACACGTCATGCTGAGCTGGGACGAATTCGACAAAGAAGACAGCGGCGAAACCGTTGTAAAAGGCGCCAACGCTGGGCACGCCACTGAAGCCAACATGGACCGCCTCGACACCGCTGGCGGCGTCGCTGCGCAAGAAGCCCGCGCTGTAACCGCGTCCGACTCCGCCGCAATCGCCCGTGCAAAAGCTGCCCTGGACAACCTCGACATCGCCGAAGGCCTCGCCGAACTCGAAGGTGCCTCCGCCCGTGTGGCTGTCGACGAAAAGCGCATGATCAACTGCCGCGCCGACCTCAACCAACTCGTCCCGTTCAAGTACGACTGGGCCTGGCAGAAGTACCTGGACGGCTGCGCAAACCACTGGATGCCGCAAGAAGTCAACATGACCGCCGACATCGCCCTCTGGAAAGACCCGGAAGGTCTGACCGACGACGAACGCCGCATCGTCATGCGCAACCTCGGCTTCTTCTCCACCGCGGACTCCCTGGTTGCCAACAACCTGGTACTGGCCGTGTACCGCCTGATCACCAACCCGGAATGCCGCCAGTACATCCTGCGCCAGGCGTTCGAAGAGGCGATCCACACCCACGCCTACCAGTACTGCATCGAATCGTTGGCCATGGATGAAGGCGAGATCTTCAACATGTACCACGAGATCCCATCGGTCGCGAAAAAAGCCACTTGGGGCCTGAAATACACCCGTTCGATCTCCGATCCGAAGTTCGAAACCGGCACCGTCGACACCGACAAAGAGTTGCTGCGCAACCTGATCGCCTACTACTGCGTTCTGGAAGGCATCTTCTTCTACTGCGGCTTCACCCAGATCCTCTCCATGGGCCGCCGCAACAAAATGACCGGCGTCGCCGAGCAGTTCCAATACATCCTGCGCGACGAATCCATGCACCTGAACTTCGGCATCGACGTGATCAACCAGATCAAAATCGAAAACCCGCACTTGTGGGATGCTGAAATGAAGGAAGAAGCGAGCCAGATGATTCTGCAGGGGACTCAGCTTGAGATCGAATATGCGCGGGATACCATGCCTCGCGGCGTGTTGGGCATGAACGCGGCGATGATGGAGGACTACCTGAAGTTCATCGCTAACCGTCGCCTGTCGCAGATCGGTTTGAAAGAAGAGTACCCAGGGACGACTAACCCGTTCCCTTGGATGAGCGAGATTATGGACTTGAAGAAAGAGAAGAACTTCTTTGAGACTCGGGTTATTGAGTATCAGACTGGTGGGGCGTTGAGCTGGGATTGATTCCCTAGCTAGCCGCGATTTGACGATTGCAATCTGAATCGAAGAATCGAAAAAGCAAAAGCCCCGATCTGATCGGGGCCTTTTTATTGGGGAATGAAAATACTTTTTTCCAACCCTACGCTACGACGCTAAAACTCCTACAGCACTTACAGCTCCGTCCGCATTGATGCTCTTTCAAAGCACCTCTAAGCTCCATTGCAGGTGCCTAAGAAACGCCCAACGTAGAAGCTTGGTCAATCACACAGACACGCAATTCATCCTATGGTGATTTGTCGTTCGGATGTGCGAAGGCTTTGCTCGTTGGGATTTTTTTAAGTCCACTCTGCGTTGGGCCCAGGCCCTCCTAAATCTATACGTAGAGGTAATGGATATGCCTGAACACGATTTACTCCGCACTCTCGCCGTTCTGGAGATCAGTCATGACTGATCCCTTTTCTGTAAAAGTCTTCACTCGCCACAACCTTGCCCTCCATGCCCTTCTTCTAGAAAACCAGCCATGGTTCTGCGCCCGCGATCTGGGTCGTTTAATGGGTTTCCATCTGAGTGATCGTGTGGTCAACAAACTGGACGAGGACCAGCGACAAACATTGTTGATTGAGTACCACGGGCAACCGGAGAAGCGGTTGATGCTCAGCGAGTCCGGTGCGTATGCGCTGCTGGTCTACCATTACGCGCCGGGGCATCGATTGTTGCGTGAGTGGTTGACTCATCAAGTAGTGCCCGCCTTGCGCGATGCGGGGCAGTCGAAGAACACGGATCGCCCGATGTTGAGTTTGTTGGATTGGCCGGAGATGTCGTTGAGTCTGTTGCATTGGCAGGATGAAGGCTGGATTCGGCTGCGGGATATGCCTTATTTGTTACTCAATCGCACGCGACGGCGAGTGCCGGTGGTTAAGCCTTGGTGGCGGAAGGTTGCGGAGGTGTTTCAGTCTTCGAAGCATTCGGTGGGTTAGCGCGGCTGCTCCTTTGTAGGATGAATTGAACGACTCGTCGCTCTTTTGTGTAGGAATTTTCGTAGACAGTCGTAATGGCCACTCAGTATCGTCCGAGGGTTTTCAACCCTCGGCGATTGTATGGACACGGAAAAGAAGCAATCTAGATGGACTGACGAAGAGCTAGCGGCGTCGGTCGATACCTATCTTAAAATTCTCGCTCTCGAAGAGGATGGTCAGACAGTCGACAAACCTCTTGAACAACGAATTCTGCAAGAAGGGGCATTAATCAACCGCACCACCAAAGCCGTTGATTTCCGCCTACAGAACCTGTCGTTCCTGTTTGTTGAGTTAGGCCTGAAGCCTAATAGTTACCCCTTAATGGCGAATATCGGGTCAGGGGTTGCAGCACGCGTCGAAATAATTCTTGCCTCGAAAGGCGTGATCGACCTTGACGACTATTTACCAACTGCGGACGAAGAGACGCTCAACCGTCGCACTGAAAAGCTTCGAGGAAAAAAACTCCTAGGCGTGCCAGAAGGTATAGAGAAGCCAAAAAAGGTAACTGTCACCACCACCTCGTACGCTCGTTCCCCTCGGATCAAAGCCTGGATTTTGGACAATGCAAAAGGGATTTGCGAAGGTTGCGATCAGCCAGGTCCTTTCGAACAAGCTGATGGCACTCGCTTTCTTGAGGTTCACCACGTAAAGCATTTAGCAAACCGCGGATCGGATCGCCGGAGTAACGCGGTCGCGCTTTGTCCTAATTGCCATAAGCGGTGCCATCACGCCAACGACAAAGACGAATTCACTGCCACGCTTTATCAGAAGGTAGAACGATTGAAGCGTGAACAATTGGACTGAACAAGATTTGTAGCGAGGGAGCTTGCTCCCGTTCGGCTGCGGAGCAGTCGCCAAGCAAACAACTTGGTATGTCTGATTCACCGCATATGCTGAGTTTTAGGGCTGCTCAGCAGCCGAACGGGGATAAATCCCCTCACCACAGGTTCGTGCCTGGCTTGGTTGCGGTGTTGATCTTGGGAATCGCGAGCAGGCTCCCACAGGTTTGGTGTGTTGCCGCAGATTTTGCGGTGTATTGAAAACAGTCAGTGCAACCCGCCCCGCCTCCCGCTATTAATACTCTTCCCCATTCAAGGACCCGATTGTGCTCCTTCAAAATTCGCGGTTTAAGGTCCGTGCTTGCGCTCAAGGCTGTGACCAAACCCGCGAATCACCTCCAGCAGTGCCTTCACCCGCAGCGGCAAGTTCCCGGCCGGGTACACCGCGTGCATCTGCGGGCTGTCGCCGTTGCTGGAGGTGAGCCGGTAATCGGGGCAGACCCGGTGCAGGCGCCCCGCTTGCACTTCGGGCTCCGCCAGCCAGTCCGCCAGGCGGGCGATGCCGATGCCCGCCAGGGCGGCCTGGAACACCGCCACACCCGAGCTGAACCGAAACCCTGGATGGACCCGAACGCTGATGGCCTGCTGCTCACTGCGGAAATTCCATTCCTTGAGGATGCGCGGCGCCGTGTGCAGGATCAGCGAGTGGTCCCCCAGCGCTTCAATGGCCTCAGGCGTCCCGCGCCGCTGCAGGTAGCCGGGGCTGGCGTACAGATGACGCGAGTAACTCCAGAGTGGATAGCCGATCAGGTCACTGGATTGCGCAAACGCGCCGCGAATCGAGAAGTCCAGCTTGCTCTTGACCGGGTCGAGGGTCTCATCGGTGAAGATCACGTCGACGTTCACGTCTGGATAACCCTCGGCGTACTGCGCGATCAGTTGCGGCAAAACACCGTGAGCGAGGGACTCGGGGGCGGAAAAACGCACCCACCCGCTCGCCATGCCGCTGAGACCGGCCAGGTCTTCATCCGCCTCACGTTGCAATTCCAGCATTTTGCAGGCGTGGGGCAGCAAGCGTTCACCCGCCTCCGTCAAGCTTACGGCGCTGGAGGAGCGATTAAACAACTTGACCCCGGCACTTTCCTCCAGGCCTTGAACGGCGCGGGTCAACGCACTGGGAGAGCGCCCCAGCGTGCGTGCCGCCGCGACGAAGCTGCGCTTGCGCGCTACGGTCGCGAAGGCTTCAAGCGCCCATAACTTATCCAGAGCCATTGAACACCTCATTGCATTTATCGCAACGTGGCATTGCAACACAAAAAAGGCCCTTCCGTTAACCTTCGCGCTCAATTTACAGGGATGTAGGCAAACCGGAGCAAATGGACGTGGCAAAGCTGGAAGAAATAATCGGGACATCAACGCCCACTGAGGGTGAACATATTCGTGACTGGCAGCGCAGTCACTCAGCGAGTTCAACCCGACAGGCGATACCGCAGATTCATGTCTCGTTCGAAGAGCAGCACGCGCTTCACGCCGGCCTGGCTTCCCTGGCCGTGACCGACAGCGCCTCGGGTATCCGTCGCATGCCGGCCTTGGGGCAACTGCTTGAGAGCATCCTGCGCGGTGAAAAAATCGATCGCTTGCGCAACTTCCCCAAGGCTCCCGAGACGGCAATGATCGTCAGGGGGCTGCCCCTGGACTCGCACCTGCCCGCCACCCCCTACGATATGACGCCGGGTATCGAGCAACTGCCGGTAGTGGCCGGCGCTATCCTTGCGGTGCTGCAGACCCTGCAAACTAATCCGGTGGCCTACGAGGGTGAAAACGACGACACGGTGTTCCGCCACGTGTCGCCCAAGCACCAGCGTGAAGCCGAAAAAAGCTCCTATGGGTCGCGCATGGACCTGTGCATGCACGTCGACAACCCGCACCTGCCCTTGACCTGCGAACCTGTCTCAACGTTGTCGGCCTGTCCGGAGTACCTGTGCCTGACCGGTCTGCGCTGCGAGCCGGATGTGCCGACCCGCATCGTTGCCATTAGCGAGGTGCTGGCCATGTTGCCCGCCTGGGTTGAAACAGCCTTGTCACAACCGCAGTTCGCCATTCACCGACCGGTGTCCTTCGGCAAGCCAGGCAATGTGCTGGAACACGTGCCCCTGCTGTACAAAAGCGCAACCGGCGAACTGTTTTGCCGTTACAACAAGGCCAGTGTCACAGCCACCTGCGCCATCGCGAAGTTGGCCCTGCAGCTGTTTGAAGCCGCCGCCAATCACCCCGATGTCGCACGCCCCATCCTGCTGCAACCGGGGGACATGCTGATCTTCAAGAACCAGCAAACCCTGCATGCCAGGGAAGGTTTTACCCCGCGCTACGACGGGCGCGACCGCTGGCTGCTGCGCGTTTTCGGGGTCAACGACCCGGCCCGCGTGCTGGCGCTGAACCCCCAACAACCCTTCATCGCAAGAGCCTGATGTTCATGGTCGATATTGTCATTCTTTGTGTGTTCGCCTTCGCCGCCGGCCTGATCGATGCGGCGGTGGGCGGCGGCGGCCTGATCCAGATACCCGCGTTGTTCAACGTGCTACCCGCCGCACCACCGGCAGCACTGCTGGGGACCAACAAGGTCGCGGCCGCGTTCGGCACCGCGTTCGCGGCCCGGTCCTTCGTGCGCAAGGTGGTGATCGACTGGGGCCTGGTGATTCCAGCCGCCTGCGCCGCCTTTGTCATGGCCTTCTTCGGCGCGGCCACGGTATCGTTCGTGCCCCAGTCAGTCATGCGCCCGGCGGTGCTGGTATTGATCGTGCTCATGGCGATCTACACCTTCTGGAAAAAGGACTTCGGCGCCCTGCACGCCCCCACGCACATCGGTATCCGGCAGAAGTGGCTGGCGGTCGTCATCGGCGGCGCCATCGGTTTCTACGACGGGCTGTTCGGCCCTGGCACCGGTTCCTTCCTGATCTTCCTGTTTATCCGCTGCTTCGCCTTCGACTTCCTGCACGCCTCGGCGTCGGCCAAGCTGGTGAACATCGCGACCAACGTGGCGGCGCTGATATTCTTCATCCCGACAGGGAACGTGCTGTACCTGATCGCCCTCCCCATGGCGGCCTTCAACATCCTGGGCGCGTTGACCGGCACCTGGCTGGCGGTGCGTAAAGGCGTGCCCTTTGTCCGGGCGCTGTTTCTGGTGTTGCTGGTGATTCTGATCAGCAAACTGTCCTACGACCTGTTGCTGAAAACCTGAGGAAAGCCCATGCAGCCCATGTTTGATCGCCTGGTGGCGCTACTCGATGCCCACGCCGCCGCCTATCGGGTGTTGATGCACGATGCCGAGGGCCAGTCGGCGCGGGTCGCCGAACTCCGTGGCACCGAACCCGGCCAAGGCGCGAAAGCCATGCTCTGCGCGCTAAAGGGTCAGGCCGAACCCTATGCCCTGGTGATACTGCCAGGGGACCAGAGGCTCGACATGAAGAAAGTCGGAGCGGCCCTGGGAGGAAAAAAAGCCGAGCTGGTGAACGCGCAAACTGCCATGCAACTGACCGGGTGCAGGATCGGCGCCATCCCTCCGTTTACCTTCGATGAGAGGATTCAATTGATCGTCGACCCGTCCCTGATCACGGGCTACGGCGAAATCGCCTTCAACGCCGGTCGGCTGGATGCATCAATGGTGCTCGATACGCAGGATTACCTGTCGATTGCCAAGCCCCGGTTGGTGGATATCCGCCAGGGTTGAGCACCGGTGGGCAGGATTGGATTGCGCTGATGGGTGTAGGTGCGAGCTTGCTCCGGGCGGCGTTGCGACGAAAGCCTGAGAACGCCGCGAGGTATCAGGTTTTATGCGTTATCGTTAGCAACCATCGCGAGCAAGCTCGCGCCTGCAAGGACCCGAGCCCACCATGAAATTCGACCTCGCCTACTGCCTCAGCCTCGACGACAAGCTGTCGATCTATGACGTGCGCGATTTGAATTTCGACGAGACGATGGATTTCGATTCCGCCAAGGAACACTTCCAGTGCCCCATCGATGCCTGCCGGGCGGCGTTTGATGCGGCGAATGTGTTGACGACGTTCAACGCCAAAAACGTGAATTACGTGCGCACCCCGCACTTCAAGAACACGCCCAGCACTCGGCATGTTGCGGATTGTCCTTATGTCAGTCTCAAGACGTCGGCGTCAGGTGTGGACGCGGACGGTGCGGAAACGGATGACAGTCGCGAGGAGCATTTCCCGTCGGAGTTGTTGCTGACGCGGCGTGAGTATGTGCGTAAACCGTCGAACCCGGCGGTGGCGGCTGACGTGATGCGGGACGATCCGAAACCCTCTTCAGCGGCCAGTGACGTCGATCACCCAAGCCGCGAATCAGCACCAGACAAGACCAGTGTCTTCGCCCACCCGGTGGAGTGTTTTGTGTCGAACTTCGAGGACAAGGAGTTGCTCAAGCGCATGCCGCTGAAGATTGGCGAGCACACGGCGCCTTATGGGTCGTTCTTCAAGAAGATCGAGTATCTGCAGGACCACAAGGGGCTGATTTACTGGGGCAAGATCAAGAAGATCGAGGATTACCACAGCGCAAGTTTTCGCATCGACTTCGAACAGAAGGTCTGGTTCAAGCAACCGGACGAGGCGAAGAAGAAGCCTTATTCAGTCAATGTTTACCTGAGCAAAAAGCTGATCGACAACTACCGCAAGCGCAAAGCGTTTCTGGAAGAGATCAAGCACGCAATCGAGAGTGAAAAAGAGTTGTTTTGCTTTTTCTATGGTGTGACGCCGGGGTTGAAGCAGGTGCCGAGCAAGAAAAACCCCGAGCAAATGTTCGGGGTGTTCAGTGCGAATATTGAGAACCTGGATCACTTCATTATTCGTGAGGCGCCGGGGCTCAAAGGTTAAAGAACCGGGTCACGGCGTTATTACGACGACTCATTGCGCTTCGAGATTAAGCTGCCTTACGGCCTCCCTAATCTCCCGTTTCGCTTCCTTGTGCCGCTCACGTGCTGCTTGAATGCCAGGCTCATCAAGGCCGCCGTAACGGCTTAACCAGTGAACGATCATTTCCTCATCCGGGTAGAAGTAATCCTTGTGTTCTTTACCGCCTCTCAGGTAGTTGTTCATGTCGGTATCGAAGCGGCCTGCCGAGAACTCGTCAGGGGGTAAAGAACCTCGTTCGGCAGCACATCCCTCAAACACCCAGGCGATGTCATTGATGTGTTTCTGCGCACCGCGATGTCCGCGTTTGTAAAACACGTACTCGCGACAACTCTCTTGGAATCGCTCCGCTATCAGTTCGTCGTTGAACCAACGAAGTATGTCGTGTTGCCCCGCATGCTGAATCACGCCGTTTATCCAACGCTCGGAAAAACGTTGAACGAAACCTTCGACATCCGCTTTTTTCGCGTCCGCAAAAATCATGCAATAACGAGTTTTTACGTGAATGACGTACAACACATGCTTGCGTTGAACAGTGACGGCGTGAACCAGCCACTGTTCGGTTGACTCATCAGACACGTCATCTTCAATGACGGACGTTGGCGGTTTGTGCACCGGGCTGATTTTTTTACCCTTGTGCACGCGGCTGAAGAAGTTACTTGCAGCGTCGGTACAATTGAAGATCCACATCCATCGTTCTCTTATAAAGGGCTGGTTGATAACCGTTTTCAGTCCTCTCGCACGATCTCTTCAGCCCATTCAAGCTTATAGGGTTGACGAACAACGTCAGCGACCTCTTCTAACATTGCTTCGCTAAGAGCCGACAGCTCTGCATCGGTCAGCAAGTCGTGCTTGACCATCCATCGCAAAGCTATGGGTGCACTGGAACGACTGTAGGGGTCGAAAGTTCGGACGATGTCCTTGTCCCGATCATGCATCAGGCGATAAAGCATTCGATACCTGGCATGAGCCGAGAGCGCGTCATGCTGGGCAATTGTCTTGGCATCAGCCAGCACACCCTGGCAGAAACGATCGAGCGCAAGTTTGTGCAGTTCCTTGAATTTCTTCCAGTCACTTTCGATGATGGACATGACATCCTCCCGCGAAGAATTGTGCTCAGCGCAAAGACTCATTCTTGCGAAAAAACCTACCAATACCAACCCCTAAATAGAGGGGTGATTTAGTTGCCCCACATACTCAGCATCACAAACATCAGCAAACCGATATAGACCCGCGCATGGGTTCGATCCGGTATCCGCCCAATCCACGGCGCAGCCAACCGAATCCCAACCAGCGACCCGACCGTCAAAATCGCAAACGCCAGCACATCCACATAACCGATAAACCACGGCCCCAGATCAAACTTGGTGAACCCAGCCATCGCCATGTAAGTCAGCGTCCCGGCCAGCGCCACGGGCAAACTGAGCGGATTGGCCATGGACGTCGCCTGGGACATGCTCAGCCCGCAACGCCGCAACAACGGCACGGTCATGACGCTGCCGCCTACGCCGAGAAACGTGGCGATGGTGCCGATTCCTACGCCCCCGCCAGACACTTCTGCCCTTCCCAATCGCCGTGGGACTGCGGTGTCGGACGCTGTAAGAAAGCCGCGTCGTAACAGGCAATCCGCGATGGTCACTCCCAGGTACGCGATGAAGGCATAG
It encodes:
- the acs gene encoding acetate--CoA ligase — its product is MSAASLYPVRPEVAANTLTDEATYKAMYQQSVVNPDGFWREQAKRLDWIKPFTTVKQTSFDDHHVDIKWFADGTLNVSYNCLDRHLAERGDQIAIIWEGDDPAESRNITYRELHEQVCKFANALRGQDVHRGDVVTIYMPMIPEAVVAMLACTRIGAIHSVVFGGFSPEALAGRIIDCKSKVVITADEGIRAGKKIPLKSNVDDALTNPETSSIQKVIVCKRTGGDIKWNQHRDIWYEDLMKVAGTVCAPKEMGAEEALFILYTSGSTGKPKGVQHTTGGYLLYAAMTHERVFDYRPGEVYWCTADVGWVTGHTYIVYGPLANGATTLLFEGVPNYPDITRVAKIVDKHKVNILYTAPTAIRAMMASGKAAVEGADGSSLRLLGSVGEPINPEAWDWYYKNVGQSRCPIVDTWWQTETGATLMSPLPGAHALKPGSAARPFFGVVPALVDNLGNIIEGVAEGNLVILDSWPGQARTLYGDHDRFVDTYFKTFRGMYFTGDGARRDEDGYYWITGRVDDVLNVSGHRMGTAEIESAMVAHPKVAEAAVVGVPHDIKGQGIYVYVTLIGGEEPSEQLRLELKNWVRKEIGPIASPDVIQWAPGLPKTRSGKIMRRILRKIATAEYDGLGDISTLADPGVVQHLIDTHKTMNVA
- a CDS encoding DUF2790 domain-containing protein, whose product is MKALLVLALSSLCATAMADEVPTDVAQQQPAVEEYTYSTHLDIAKVVSMSEIPNVCEVVPAKMEYDDSKGQRHILRYSVMGNGCSNG
- a CDS encoding ribonucleotide-diphosphate reductase subunit beta, with protein sequence MLSWDEFDKEDSGETVVKGANAGHATEANMDRLDTAGGVAAQEARAVTASDSAAIARAKAALDNLDIAEGLAELEGASARVAVDEKRMINCRADLNQLVPFKYDWAWQKYLDGCANHWMPQEVNMTADIALWKDPEGLTDDERRIVMRNLGFFSTADSLVANNLVLAVYRLITNPECRQYILRQAFEEAIHTHAYQYCIESLAMDEGEIFNMYHEIPSVAKKATWGLKYTRSISDPKFETGTVDTDKELLRNLIAYYCVLEGIFFYCGFTQILSMGRRNKMTGVAEQFQYILRDESMHLNFGIDVINQIKIENPHLWDAEMKEEASQMILQGTQLEIEYARDTMPRGVLGMNAAMMEDYLKFIANRRLSQIGLKEEYPGTTNPFPWMSEIMDLKKEKNFFETRVIEYQTGGALSWD
- a CDS encoding BRO-N domain-containing protein, yielding MTDPFSVKVFTRHNLALHALLLENQPWFCARDLGRLMGFHLSDRVVNKLDEDQRQTLLIEYHGQPEKRLMLSESGAYALLVYHYAPGHRLLREWLTHQVVPALRDAGQSKNTDRPMLSLLDWPEMSLSLLHWQDEGWIRLRDMPYLLLNRTRRRVPVVKPWWRKVAEVFQSSKHSVG
- a CDS encoding HNH endonuclease, whose product is MDTEKKQSRWTDEELAASVDTYLKILALEEDGQTVDKPLEQRILQEGALINRTTKAVDFRLQNLSFLFVELGLKPNSYPLMANIGSGVAARVEIILASKGVIDLDDYLPTADEETLNRRTEKLRGKKLLGVPEGIEKPKKVTVTTTSYARSPRIKAWILDNAKGICEGCDQPGPFEQADGTRFLEVHHVKHLANRGSDRRSNAVALCPNCHKRCHHANDKDEFTATLYQKVERLKREQLD
- a CDS encoding LysR family transcriptional regulator codes for the protein MALDKLWALEAFATVARKRSFVAAARTLGRSPSALTRAVQGLEESAGVKLFNRSSSAVSLTEAGERLLPHACKMLELQREADEDLAGLSGMASGWVRFSAPESLAHGVLPQLIAQYAEGYPDVNVDVIFTDETLDPVKSKLDFSIRGAFAQSSDLIGYPLWSYSRHLYASPGYLQRRGTPEAIEALGDHSLILHTAPRILKEWNFRSEQQAISVRVHPGFRFSSGVAVFQAALAGIGIARLADWLAEPEVQAGRLHRVCPDYRLTSSNGDSPQMHAVYPAGNLPLRVKALLEVIRGFGHSLERKHGP
- a CDS encoding TauD/TfdA family dioxygenase codes for the protein MDVAKLEEIIGTSTPTEGEHIRDWQRSHSASSTRQAIPQIHVSFEEQHALHAGLASLAVTDSASGIRRMPALGQLLESILRGEKIDRLRNFPKAPETAMIVRGLPLDSHLPATPYDMTPGIEQLPVVAGAILAVLQTLQTNPVAYEGENDDTVFRHVSPKHQREAEKSSYGSRMDLCMHVDNPHLPLTCEPVSTLSACPEYLCLTGLRCEPDVPTRIVAISEVLAMLPAWVETALSQPQFAIHRPVSFGKPGNVLEHVPLLYKSATGELFCRYNKASVTATCAIAKLALQLFEAAANHPDVARPILLQPGDMLIFKNQQTLHAREGFTPRYDGRDRWLLRVFGVNDPARVLALNPQQPFIARA
- a CDS encoding sulfite exporter TauE/SafE family protein, whose amino-acid sequence is MVDIVILCVFAFAAGLIDAAVGGGGLIQIPALFNVLPAAPPAALLGTNKVAAAFGTAFAARSFVRKVVIDWGLVIPAACAAFVMAFFGAATVSFVPQSVMRPAVLVLIVLMAIYTFWKKDFGALHAPTHIGIRQKWLAVVIGGAIGFYDGLFGPGTGSFLIFLFIRCFAFDFLHASASAKLVNIATNVAALIFFIPTGNVLYLIALPMAAFNILGALTGTWLAVRKGVPFVRALFLVLLVILISKLSYDLLLKT
- a CDS encoding YbaK/prolyl-tRNA synthetase associated domain-containing protein, with the translated sequence MQPMFDRLVALLDAHAAAYRVLMHDAEGQSARVAELRGTEPGQGAKAMLCALKGQAEPYALVILPGDQRLDMKKVGAALGGKKAELVNAQTAMQLTGCRIGAIPPFTFDERIQLIVDPSLITGYGEIAFNAGRLDASMVLDTQDYLSIAKPRLVDIRQG
- a CDS encoding DUF6933 domain-containing protein codes for the protein MWIFNCTDAASNFFSRVHKGKKISPVHKPPTSVIEDDVSDESTEQWLVHAVTVQRKHVLYVIHVKTRYCMIFADAKKADVEGFVQRFSERWINGVIQHAGQHDILRWFNDELIAERFQESCREYVFYKRGHRGAQKHINDIAWVFEGCAAERGSLPPDEFSAGRFDTDMNNYLRGGKEHKDYFYPDEEMIVHWLSRYGGLDEPGIQAARERHKEAKREIREAVRQLNLEAQ